The following coding sequences lie in one Crassostrea angulata isolate pt1a10 chromosome 10, ASM2561291v2, whole genome shotgun sequence genomic window:
- the LOC128164868 gene encoding uncharacterized protein LOC128164868: MASSGRKSMARSVVTASSCDPKDIQKEDLEGNSMAQSVVTASSDDPKDVQKEDLEDDEGEYRMMIAGLTGVGKSSLANSISGKYVQITESALASVTKKAAIITCKRQEKSLVYFDTPGLSFDTDEEFVPKEYRKCLINAAPGLQAILIVQKATAFTEDNQTFLDRFTKWFGENCWKCVVFVFTHIDEFENTDLEEQLKTADKRLKCWLSKCENRYVGIDNNLKGTENNKQIDRLISVVTNLIETNNGEIYTNEEFQKIYRLMQNTARDENLTLSEVRERYLGHANNIITNLGKGLLRELLNIHI, translated from the exons ATGGCGTCTAGTGGAA GAAAATCCATGGCCCGAAGTGTAGTTACAGCCAGCTCCTGTGATCCCAAAGACATTCAGAAAGAAGATTTAGAAG GAAATTCCATGGCCCAAAGTGTAGTTACAGCCAGCTCCGATGATCCCAAAGACGTCCAAAAAGAAGATTTAGAAG ATGACGAAGGCGAGTATCGTATGATGATAGCTGGTTTGACAGGAGTTGGAAAAAGTTCTCTTGCAAACTCAATTTCAGGCAAATATGTGCAAATTACAGAAAGTGCTCTTGCATCGGTTACAAAAAAGGCAGCTATAATAACATGCAAAAGGCAAGAAAAATCATTAGTTTATTTCGACACACCGGGTTTGTCATTTGATACGGATGAGGAATTCGTGCCAAAGGAATACAGGAAATGTTTAATCAACGCCGCCCCAGGTCTTCAAGCAATACTCATCGTTCAGAAAGCCACAGCCTTTACCGAAGACAACCAGACTTTTCTTGATCGTTTTACAAAGTGGTTTGGAGAAAATTGTTGGAAATGTGTCGTAtttgtttttacacatattgaTGAATTCGAAAATACGGATTTAGAAGAACAGCTAAAAACTGCTGATAAACGTCTTAAATGCTGGCTATCAAAATGTGAAAATCGATACGTAGGGATAGATAACAATCTTAAAGGAACTGAAAATAATAAACAGATAGATAGACTCATCTCTGTTGTAACCAATCTCATTGAAACAAATAATGGAGAGATATACACCAACGAGGAATTTCAGAAAATCTATAGATTAATGCAGAATACTGCTAGAGATGAAAACTTGACTCTTAGCGAAGTGCGGGAAAGATACTTGGGTCATGCTAACAATATTATTACTAATTTGGGAAAGGGTCTACTGAGAGAACTtctaaatatacatatttaa
- the LOC128167399 gene encoding GTPase IMAP family member 8-like: protein MKFDIICIVKVYCKARVYTMEDSDTSGAFPSKTCTGLRVFFIGPRGAGKSATINTIIGRDVAESTSSLRKESTTKKMNKYLVENQNVVLVDTPALRRSIIKELKKEFRKSDILAFVIAAQRLQMEDETCILMVLKDLKYLHSRSFILLTRGSNIVDDSNVFNPESNKELYQLYEAVDKRYVVFENRNKTEKERKLCIDKFLSMSREISFNEEIKIETLRENYSKVSGRNIVIQSISWTVIALAIVPIFISSAKNINVLRSVATNDLYTTWCCHLSLIYDGFQSMTWNGFQNFLMSGLYVPIF from the exons atgaaatttgatattatCTGCATTGTAAAGGTTTACTGCAAGGCTAGAGTGTACACTATGGAGGACTCGGACACGTCTG GCGCCTTTCCATCCAAAACATGCACGGGACTCCGGGTATTTTTTATTGGACCTCGCGGTGCAGGGAAAAGCGCAACTATCAACACAATAATTGGCAGAGACGTGGCTGAATCCACGAGCTCCCTGCGGAAGGAATCaacaacaaagaaaatgaataagtATCTTGTTGAGAATCAAAATGTTGTTTTAGTAGACACTCCGGCGCTCCGGAGGTCCATAATAAAAGAACTGAAAAAAGAGTTCAGAAAGTCCGACATTCTGGCGTTTGTAATAGCTGCACAACGATTACAAATGGAAGATGAGACTTGCATTTTGATGGTTTTAAAGGacctaaaatatttacattctcgAAGTTTTATCTTGCTAACAAGAGGGAGTAATATTGTTGATGACAGCAATGTATTCAATCCTGAATCTAACAAAGAACTGTATCAGCTATATGAAGCTGTTGATAAGAGATATGTTGTGTTTGAGAATAGGAataaaactgaaaaagaaagaaaactttGTATCGATAAGTTCCTGTCCATGTCAAGAGAAATTAGTTTTAATGAAGAAATCAAGATAGAGACCCTCAGAGAAAATTACAGCAAAGTTAGCGGAAGGAACATCGTAATCCAATCTATTAGTTGGACAGTCATAGCTCTTGCAATCgttccaattttcatttcatctgcaaaaaatattaatgtccTGAGATCTGTAGCCACCAATGACCTATATACCACGTGGTGTTGCCATTTGAGTCTTATATATGATGGTTTTCAAAGTATGACATGGAATGGTTTTCAGAACTTTTTAATGTCTGGGTTGTATGTTCCAATCTTCTAA